A region of the Methanobacterium sp. genome:
CTCATGGCTGCATTACAGAGAATTGGAATGATATCTCGAGGAACTGATGAGTTTCTAAGCTGGAAAGTAGGAGGCCCTATAGCTGTAGCCCGTCGCGGAGGCCATACTGCCACTATTCAAGAGCTTTTAATGTTCTATTTCATTAATGAGATGATTGTACCAGGATCTACCTACTGGAACATGGTATTTGGTTGGGCTCCGGGTGAAGTGGAAGAAGACACCGAAGGTATGGAAACCATTCGCTTGTTTGGGGAAAATGTGGCTAAATTAATTAATAAAATAAGCGACTAGTCTAAATAAGTTTTTAAACTCCTTTTTTTATTTTTAATTTCACATTTTTTAAGTTATGGTGTAAAAAATGGCGGAAGAACAGCTTTATAAAAAA
Encoded here:
- a CDS encoding flavodoxin family protein; the protein is MKKVLLLCASPRKKSNTMQVMEKCAEEIEKNGLETEIMSLRKMNIDSCHACLKCKKIGKCKIDDGLNDIIDKIRESEGFIVGSPVYFGTARGSLMAALQRIGMISRGTDEFLSWKVGGPIAVARRGGHTATIQELLMFYFINEMIVPGSTYWNMVFGWAPGEVEEDTEGMETIRLFGENVAKLINKISD